Proteins from a genomic interval of Cucumis melo cultivar AY chromosome 7, USDA_Cmelo_AY_1.0, whole genome shotgun sequence:
- the LOC127150299 gene encoding ATP synthase subunit alpha, mitochondrial-like, with amino-acid sequence MEFSPRAAELTTFLEGRITNFKTSLKMDEMGRVLSVGDGIARVYGLKEIQAGEMVEFASGVKGIALNLENENVGIVVFGSDTAIKEGDLVKRTGSTVDVPVGKAMLGHVVDALGAPIDGKGALSDLERRRVKVKAYGIIKRKLVHEPMQTGLKAVDSLVPIGRGQRELIFGDRQTGKTAIAIDTILNQKQMNSTQFKCFALNLYFFLVRILPPIIIFFLSEQKAENKSEEGRRFSYPSFSYF; translated from the coding sequence ATGGAATTCTCTCCCAGAGCAGCAGAACTAACAACTTTCTTAGAAGGTAGAATTACGAACTTCAAAACGTCTTTGAAAATGGATGAGATGGGTCGAGTCCTATCTGTAGGAGATGGAATTGCCCGAGTTTATGGATTGAAGGAGATTCAAGCTGGGGAAATGGTGGAATTTGCCAGCGGTGTCAAAGGAATAGCCTTAAATCTTGAGAATGAGAATGTAGGGATTGTTGTCTTTGGTAGTGATACGGCTATTAAGGAAGGAGATCTTGTCAAGCGCACTGGATCGACTGTGGATGTTCCGGTGGGAAAGGCTATGCTCGGGCATGTGGTCGACGCCTTGGGAGCACCCATTGATGGAAAAGGGGCTCTCAGCGATCTCGAGCGAAGACGTGTCAAAGTGAAAGCCTATGGGATTATTAAACGTAAATTAGTGCACGAGCCTATGCAAACAGGGTTAAAAGCGGTGGATAGCCTGGTTCCTATAGGCCGAGGCCAACGAGAACTGATATTCGGGGACCGACAAACTGGAAAAACTGCTATAGCTATCGATACCATATTAAACCAAAAGCAAATGAACTCCACTCAATTCAAATGCTTTGCTTTGAACCtctatttttttcttgttagGATTCTGCCtcctattatcattttttttctatcggAGCAGAAGGCAGAGAACAAATCAGAGGAGGGTAGGCGGTTCTCATACCCCTCTTTTTCATACTTTTGA